The sequence below is a genomic window from bacterium.
GGAAATGGCCCCCGCCGCACCGGCCCCGTGGACCGGCCGGTCGTTCGACGAGGACGCCGCCCGCGAGGGCGCGTCCCTCGGCCCGGCGTCGTTCGGCGCGGCCGAAGAGGGCGTCCCGGCGTGGACGCCGGCGCCCCCGGCGCGCGAGCCGGTCGAGACCGCCGCGCCGTTCGGCGAGCCGTCGTTCGCCGCCGAAGAGGGAGCGCCCGCCTGGACGCCGGCGTCGCCGGAGCGGGAGGTCGTGGAGACCGCCGCGCCGTTCGGGGAGCCGACGCTCGGCGGCGAAGAGCCGGGCGCCGCGCCGGCCGGCCGGCTCTCGGCGAGCGACATCTGGGCCGCCGCGCCGGTGGACACGTCCGGCTTCGAGCCGAGCGGCGCTCCGGTCGATCTGGCCGGCCGCCCCTTCGAGCCGGGCCGGACGGAAGAGCCGCCGGCCGGAGGATTCGAAGCGGAAGCGACCGGTCCGGTCTGGCCGTCCGAGGCCGCCGGCGCGGGCGAAGCGCCGGAGATCCGCGGCTGGGAACCGTCCGCGGCGTCGATCCCGGAAGCGGCGGCGGAGGGGCCGGCGTGGGCCGCCCCCGAAACGCCGTTCGTCCCGCCGTGGGCCGAAGAGACCGCAACCCCGGTCGCGGAGCCGTCGGCGGCGTCGATCCCCGAGCCGCACGGCGAGGCCCCGGTCTGGGCCCCGAGCGGCGGGCTCGTCCCGCCGTCCCCGGAGATCCCGGCTTGGGAGCCGTCCCCGTCGTCGATTCCCGAAGTGCACGCCGAGGCGGCGGAATGGGTCCGGCCCGAGACGCCGGCCTTCGAGCCGCCGGCCGAGGAGGGCGCGGCGCCGCGGTGGGAGCCGTCGCCCGCGTCGATTCCCGAAGCGGGGAGCGAGGCCCCGACGTGGGCCGCGCCGGGCGAGCCGGTCGTCGCGCCGGAAGCCGAGACGCCGACGTGGGAGCCGTCGCCGGAGTCGATTCCCGAGACGCGGGGCGAGACGCCGCGGCGCGTGCCGCTCGGCGGGCCGATGGTCGAGCGCGCGCCGGAGGTCTCGACGTGGGAGCCGTCGCCGGCCTCGATCCCGGCGCCCGAAGCGGCGCTTGAAGCCGCGCCGGAAGAGGAGCAGGGCGGTCCGCTCTGGATTGGTCCGGCGGAGGTCGTCGCGCCGGGCGCGGAAGCCGCGGCCGAGCCGGAGGAAGGCGTTCCGGGGCCGCTGGAAGCCGCCGAAGCGCCCGAGCCGGCCGAGCCGGCCCCCGCGGTCGAAGAGGCCGCGCCGCGCTTCTCCGCGCCGCCTATGCCGTTCCGCAGCACCTACGAGCTGATCGGCGCCGAGGACGAGGAGATCGACACGCAGAACGAGGAGGCGTTCCCGGGACTGCCTGCGCCGTCGCCGGCGTGGTCCGAGGAGCCGCCGCTCCGCGAAGAGGCGGAGGCGCCGTCCGCCGCGGGCGAGCCGCCCGCGATGAGCGAGCCGGCCGCGTCGCTCGAATCGCCCGCGTCGCCCGAAGAGGCCGCGTCGCTCGAATCGCCCGCGTCGCTTGAACAGGCCGCGTCGCTCGAGCAAGCCGCGTCGATCGAACAGGCCGCGTCGCTTGAGCCGTCCGGGTCGATCGCGCGGACCCTCTCGTTCGCCGAGGAACTGGACCGGGCGCACGAGGCGGAGGCGGCGCCGCTGCCGGACGGTCTCGAGTCGGGACCGATCCCGGAAATCGAGATCATCCCGGTCGAGGACACCGCCACGTTCGCGGGGTCGCGCGCGACGCCGCCGGCCGAGGCGCCGGTCGAGGAGCAGGCGCCGGTCGTCGAGCGCCGCGAGGCGGCGGTCGAGACGCCGGGGCGCGAACCTGCCGAGGCGCCCGCCGAAGCGGCGCCGGAAGAGGAACCGCCGACGCCCGCCGCGCCGCGTTCGTTCGACTCGGCGTTCGGAGAGCCGACCGCGCCGCGTTCGTTCGTCTCGCCGTTCGACTCGCCGTTCGGCGAGCCGACCGCGCCGCGCGCTCCGGCCGAGCCGTCGGCGGAGGCGCAGCCCGCCGAGGCGCCGGACGAGCCGAGCGCGGAGACGCGCAAGCTGGTCGATCGGTTCAACCGCCGGCATCAGATCGTCTTCGACGGCCTGCGGCGCGAGATCGGCGCCGGCGTGGGGAACTTCATCAAGAGCTGCGAGAAGCGGCTCGGGCCGGGCGGGGAGGTCTTCGCCGACCTCGCCCCCAACTCGTCCGGCGCGTTCGACGCGGACGCGCTGGCGCGGGCCATCGCCGCGGCGCATCTCGCGGACGAGGCCGCGCCGCTCGAGGCGCTGATCGGAGAAGAACTCGGCTTGGTCCGCGACCTCGTGGACCGCGCGCGCCTTCAGGCGATCGAACGGCAGCTGGCCGAGCTCTGATTCGCCCGCCGCAAGGCGACGATTCGACGGGGGAAGACGCCCCCGTCAGCGACGGGCGCGGGCGGCGAGGATCAGGTCGATGATTTCGCGCACGGCGCCGTGGCCGCCGCCGCGGCGCGCGACCCAGTCGGCGCCGGCTTGGACTTCGGGATGCGCGTCGGCGACCGCGACCCCCAGACCCGCGGCGGTCATCGGCGGCAGGTCCATCACGTCGTCGCCGATGAAGCAGACCTGCTCCCAGGCGAGGCCGCGGCGGGCGAGGATCTCCTCGACCGCCGCCTTCTTGTCCGAGATCCCGAGATGGATCTCGTCGAGCTTCAGGTCCTCGGCGCGGCGGCGCGCGGCCGGCACGTCGCGGCCGGAGACGATCCCCACGACGAGCCCCGCGCGGCGGGCGGCCACGAGCCCCATCCCGTCGCGGACGTGGAACCGCAGCGCCTGCCGGCCGTCCTCGAAGAAGTAGATCCCGCCGTCGGTCAGCGTGCCGTCCACGTCGAGAAGGATCGCCTGAATCGTCGCCGCGCGGGCGCGGGCTTCTTCGCGGTCGAGCACTTCGCCTCCGGTCGGATCAGAAGAGCTGCGTTCCCCAGAGGTCGTGGATCTGCACGACGCCGAGCAGCAGCCCCGCGCCGTCCACGACCGGGATCATCGTGATCTTGCGGTCTTCCATCAGCTTCAGCGCCGCCGCGGCGAGCGTCTCCGGCCCGACCGTCGTCGGGCGCGGCGTCATCACCTCGCTCGCCAGCTTGTCGAGCGGCTGCGCCTCGCGCTCGAGCAGCCGCCGCAGGTCGCCGTCGGTGATGATCCCGCGGAGCCGGCCGTCGCCGTCCACGACGGTCGTGCAGCCGAGCCGCTTCGCGCTCATCTCGAGCACGACCTGCCGCATCGGCGCGTCGGGGGCGACGCGCGGCGCGGCCTCGCCGCCGTGCATGAAGCGGCGCACGCGGGCCAGCCGCCGGCCGAGCTTCCCCGCCGGATGCAGGCGGGCGAAGTCCTCCCGCGAGAACCCCTTGCGGACCATCAGCGAGGCGGCGAGCGCGTCGCCGAGCGCGAGCGCGGCGGTGGTGCTGGCCATCGGCGCCAGGTCGAGCGGGCACCCTTCGGCCGGCACGGAGGTGTCGAGCAGGACGTCCGCCTCGCGGCCGAGGCTGGAGGCGGGCGTGCCGGTGAGGACGATGAGCTGCGCGCCCATCCGGCGGATCGTCTCGACGAGGGCGAGGATCTCCGCCGTCTCGCCGCTCTGCGAGAGGGCGATCACGACGTCCCCCTCGACGACCATTCCGAGGTCGCCGTGCAGCGCCTCGGCGGGGTGGAGG
It includes:
- a CDS encoding HAD hydrolase family protein, whose amino-acid sequence is MLDREEARARAATIQAILLDVDGTLTDGGIYFFEDGRQALRFHVRDGMGLVAARRAGLVVGIVSGRDVPAARRRAEDLKLDEIHLGISDKKAAVEEILARRGLAWEQVCFIGDDVMDLPPMTAAGLGVAVADAHPEVQAGADWVARRGGGHGAVREIIDLILAARARR
- a CDS encoding KpsF/GutQ family sugar-phosphate isomerase codes for the protein MSREAARDVLLAEARAVEALAGRIGDEFDRAAELILAATGRVVLTGMGKSGLVARKIAATMASTGTPAFYLHPAEALHGDLGMVVEGDVVIALSQSGETAEILALVETIRRMGAQLIVLTGTPASSLGREADVLLDTSVPAEGCPLDLAPMASTTAALALGDALAASLMVRKGFSREDFARLHPAGKLGRRLARVRRFMHGGEAAPRVAPDAPMRQVVLEMSAKRLGCTTVVDGDGRLRGIITDGDLRRLLEREAQPLDKLASEVMTPRPTTVGPETLAAAALKLMEDRKITMIPVVDGAGLLLGVVQIHDLWGTQLF